One part of the Dermacentor andersoni chromosome 2, qqDerAnde1_hic_scaffold, whole genome shotgun sequence genome encodes these proteins:
- the LOC126542346 gene encoding lysosomal acid glucosylceramidase-like, with product MREDILMSYYSKEGIEYNIGRIPLASTDFSVRKYTYDDSPYDFELNNFTLAPEDFNLKIPYIKKAMAVSSDFVWFFGSSWSSPAWMKTNEKLEGLGFLRGEPGGPYYKTWANYHVRFVQEYENQGVPIWGLTTQNEPTSGFLPFYPWQTLGFTPWNQRDFVNSDLGPALEEAGYGAGKVKVIIFDDNRLFLPFWANVVLSDDEAARYVHGVAVHWYMDKLIGPSVLDEVQETYPDKFILATEACTGYKITTVNKVKLGSWDRAEQYASDILEDLNHGVGGWTDWNLILNTEGGPTWVGNYVDAPIIVNATAEEFYKQPMYYAMGHFSKFIPRGSIRVDSSLEQNDILGFFGKELEHTAFLRPDSAVAVIVLNKGNSETTLHIKDVVNGVSFQKVIKKRSITTLIWKP from the exons ATGCGAGAGGATATCCTGATGTCCTACTACTCCAAAGAAG GAATTGAATACAACATCGGCAGAATCCCGCTGGCTAGCACTGACTTCTCTGTACGCAAGTACACGTACGACGACTCTCCATACGACTTCGAGTTGAACAACTTTACCCTTGCCCCGGAAGACTTCAACCTCAAG ATCCCCTACATTAAAAAGGCCATGGCTGTCTCAAGTGACTTCGTTTGGTTCTTCGGAAGTTCCTGGAGTAGTCCGGCCTGGATGAAAACCAATGAGAAACTGGAGGGTCTAGGTTTTCTCAGGGGCGAACCGGGTGGGCCTTACTACAAGACATGGGCAAATTATCACGTCAG GTTCGTGCAGGAGTATGAGAACCAGGGAGTTCCCATCTGGGGTCTGACGACACAGAACGAGCCAACGTCGGGATTTCTCCCGTTCTATCCCTGGCAGACACTCGGCTTCACGCCGTGGAATCAGAGAGATTTTGTCAATAGCGATCTTGGGCCGGCTCTGGAAGAGGCCGGCTACGGAGCGGGTAAAGTCAAGGTCATAATCTTCgacgacaatcgcctctttctTCCGTTCTGGGCAAACGTG GTCCTAAGCGATGATGAGGCAGCAAGGTACGTGCACGGAGTTGCTGTCCACTGGTACATGGACAAATTGATCGGCCCGTCGGTACTGGACGAAGTGCAAGAGACTTACCCGGATAAGTTCATCCTGGCCACTGAAGCCTGCACCGGATACAAGATTACGACCGTGAATAAAGTCAAGCTTGGCAGCTGGGATCGCGCCGAGCAGTACGCCAGCGACATACTCGAG GACCTCAATCACGGCGTGGGTGGTTGGACAGACTGGAACCTCATTTTAAACACGGAAGGCGGACCCACTTGGGTCGGAAACTATGTCGACGCGCCCATTATTGTGAACGCCACTGCTGAAGAGTTCTACAAGCAGCCAATGTATTATGCTATGGGTCACTTCAG CAAATTCATTCCGAGAGGCAGCATCAGGGTTGATTCAAGTCTGGAGCAAAATGACATCCTAGGCTTCTTTGGGAAGGAGCTGGAGCACACAGCCTTCTTGAGACCGGATTCAGCAGTCGCTGTGATTGTCCTAAACAA AGGCAACAGCGAAACCACGTTGCACATCAAAGACGTGGTTAACGGTGTCAGCTTTCAGAAGGTCATCAAGAAACGCTCCATAACAACGCTCATCTGGAAACCTTAG